The following proteins are encoded in a genomic region of Enoplosus armatus isolate fEnoArm2 chromosome 11, fEnoArm2.hap1, whole genome shotgun sequence:
- the LOC139292680 gene encoding trace amine-associated receptor 4-like, with translation MTETMEEAELCFPQLLNSSCKKLEPTHSAFSLYILLSVISLLTVALNLLVIISISHFRQLHTPTNLLLLSLAVSDFLVGLLVMPIETLLTENCWILGDLMCSLYYLLPVIIISASVGNMVLISVDRYVAICDPLHYSTKVTEKTVTICVLMCWICSVFYGIFLLYDNLKQPGRYNSCVGECVVNIAGAVDVVVTFIIPIIVIIVLYMSVFLVAVSQARAIKSHIATVSLKCSKSVKVHKSELKASRTLGVLIVVFLMCYSPYYCVSLTGHDILIGSPTEAFMIFLMYLNSCLNPVIYALFYPWFKKATRLIVTFQILQPGSREANIL, from the exons atGACAGAGACCATGGAAGAGGCTGAACTCTGCTTTCCACAACTCCTTAACTCATCCTGCAAGAAGCTGGAGCCTACTCACTCTGCATTTTCACTTTACATTCTACTGTCCGTCATCTCTCTTCTCACTGTAGCTCTCAACCTGCtggtcatcatctccatctcccactTCAG GcagctccacacccccaccaacctcctcctcctctctctagCTGTCTCAGACTTTCTTGTTGGCCTCTTGGTGATGCCAATTGAAACACTCCTGACAGAGAACTGCTGGATCCTGGGCGACCTCATGTGTTCTCTGTATTATCTGTTACCTGTCATCATAATCTCTGCCTCCGTAGGAAACATGGTGCTCATATCTGTTGACCGTTATGTAGCTATTTGTGACCCTCTGCATTACTCCACCAAAGTCACTGAAAAAACTGTCAcaatatgtgttttaatgtgttggatttgttctgttttctatGGCATTTTCCTTTTATATGATAACCTGAAGCAACCAGGCAGGTACAATTCCTGTGTTGGCGAATGTGTGGTCAACATTGCAGgagctgttgatgttgttgtcacTTTTATTATTCCCATTATTGTCATCATAGTTCTGTATATGAGTGTATTTTtggtggctgtgtctcaggctcgtgCCATCAAGTCCCACATTGCAACTGTCTCACTCAAGTGTTCAAAGAGTGTGAAAGTTCATAAATCTGAGCTAAAAGCATCAAGGACGCTCGGTGTTCTTATAGTTGTGTTTCTGATGTGTTATTCTCCATAttactgtgtctctctcacaggCCACGACATCTTGATCGGTTCTCCAACTGAGGCCTTTATGATTTTTCTGATGTATTTGAACTCCTGTCTAAACCCCGTCATCTATGCCCTTTTCTACCCCTGGTTTAAAAAAGCTACTAGACTTATTGTTACATTTCAGATACTGCAGCCTGGCTCCCGTGAGGCTAATATACTGTAG
- the LOC139292632 gene encoding trace amine-associated receptor 4-like, with translation MTETMEEAELCFPQLLNSSCKKLEPTHSAFSLYILLSVISLLTVALNLLVIISISHFRQLHTPTNLLLLSLAVSDFLVGLLVMPIETLLTENCWILGDLMCSLYYLLPVIIISASVGNMVLISVDRYVAICDPLHYSTKVTEKTVTICVLMCWICSVFYGIFLLYDNLKQPGRYNSCVGECVVNIAGAVDVVVTFIIPIIVIIVLYMSVFLVAVSQARAIKSHIATVSLKRSKSVKVHKSELKASRTLGVLLVVFLMCYSPYYCVSLTGHDILIGSSTEAFMIFLMYLNSCLNPVIYALFYPWFKKATRLIVTFQILQPGSREANIL, from the exons atGACAGAGACCATGGAAGAGGCTGAACTCTGCTTTCCACAACTCCTTAACTCATCCTGCAAGAAGCTGGAGCCTACTCACTCTGCATTTTCACTTTACATTCTACTGTCCGTCATCTCTCTTCTCACTGTAGCTCTCAACCTGCtggtcatcatctccatctcccactTCAG GcagctccacacccccaccaacctcctcctcctctctctagCTGTCTCAGACTTTCTTGTTGGCCTCTTGGTGATGCCAATTGAAACACTCCTGACAGAGAACTGCTGGATCCTGGGCGACCTCATGTGTTCTCTGTATTATCTGTTACCTGTCATCATAATCTCTGCCTCCGTAGGAAACATGGTGCTCATATCTGTTGACCGTTATGTAGCTATTTGTGACCCTCTGCATTACTCCACCAAAGTCACTGAAAAAACTGTCAcaatatgtgttttaatgtgttggatttgttctgttttctatGGCATTTTCCTTTTATATGATAACCTGAAGCAACCAGGCAGGTACAATTCCTGTGTTGGCGAATGTGTGGTCAACATTGCAGgagctgttgatgttgttgtcacTTTTATTATTCCCATTATTGTCATCATAGTTCTGTATATGAGTGTATTTTtggtggctgtgtctcaggctcgtgCCATCAAGTCCCACATTGCAACTGTCTCACTCAAGCGTTCAAAGAGTGTGAAAGTTCATAAATCTGAGCTAAAAGCATCAAGGACGCTCGGTGTTCTTCTAGTTGTGTTTCTGATGTGTTATTCTCCATAttactgtgtctctctcacaggCCACGACATCTTGATCGGTTCTTCAACTGAGGCCTTTATGATTTTTCTGATGTATTTGAACTCCTGTCTAAACCCCGTCATCTATGCCCTTTTCTACCCCTGGTTTAAAAAAGCTACTAGACTTATTGTTACATTTCAGATACTGCAGCCTGGCTCCCGTGAGGCTAATATACTGTAG